A portion of the Homalodisca vitripennis isolate AUS2020 chromosome 2, UT_GWSS_2.1, whole genome shotgun sequence genome contains these proteins:
- the LOC124354377 gene encoding uncharacterized protein LOC124354377, whose amino-acid sequence MHSMGLHSALAIKRQRKRREEQKKARDRRFSSQSTESGLGESRSSCASPRNSIGSLDHRPLKSRKGYKKPKTAPPTQDKMVSSVGMLHIGVVFLVLGTFLIGSGLIPDDMEHWQKPPGDSYFNEIVFAGIFAFCIGIFLIVLNAVLGKKEDDDLTAYVERQLNRSRSGHRLVRDVETGNLTTKHEQRAKEVERISPLNTDLEDITPIHFSPTLRSPPPLSASTPRSDLERILEEELSEKGEEDNRMMERFNKETLSNNSSSGTADLDTRELLQTRYYNYSHNR is encoded by the coding sequence ATGCATTCTATGGGTCTTCACTCGGCGTTGGCCATCAAGCGGCAGAGGAAGAGGCGGGAAGAGCAGAAGAAAGCCAGGGATCGCCGCTTCAGCTCCCAGTCGACGGAGAGCGGTCTGGGCGAGTCCCGCTCGTCATGTGCGAGTCCACGCAACAGTATCGGCAGCCTAGACCACCGCCCGCTCAAGAGCCGCAAAGGCTACAAGAAGCCTAAGACGGCACCACCTACTCAGGACAAGATGGTGTCCAGCGTAGGAATGTTGCACATCGGAGTCGTCTTCCTGGTCTTAGGCACCTTCCTGATCGGCTCCGGATTGATCCCTGACGACATGGAACACTGGCAGAAACCTCCTGGAGACTCGTACTTCAACGAAATCGTATTCGCCGGCATTTTCGCTTTCTGCATCGGCATCTTCTTGATCGTGCTAAACGCTGTCCTCGGAAAGAAAGAGGACGACGATTTGACCGCGTACGTGGAAAGGCAGTTGAACAGGTCCAGGTCGGGTCACAGGTTGGTCCGAGACGTTGAGACAGGAAATCTTACCACCAAACACGAACAGAGGGCGAAGGAAGTGGAGCGCATCTCCCCCCTGAACACCGATCTAGAGGATATCACCCCGATCCATTTTAGCCCGACTCTTCGATCTCCTCCTCCCCTGTCGGCCTCCACTCCCAGATCCGACCTGGAGAGGATACTGGAGGAGGAGCTCTCCGAAAAGGGCGAGGAAGACAACAGGATGATGGAGCGCTTCAATAAGGAGACGCTCTCCAATAATAGCTCTTCAGGAACAGCTGATCTTGATACTAGAGAACTTCTCCAAACCAGATATTACAACTACTCTCATAATAGGTAA